The following coding sequences lie in one Globicephala melas chromosome 15, mGloMel1.2, whole genome shotgun sequence genomic window:
- the LOC132593301 gene encoding zinc finger protein 75D-like — MMTIDLKVAEYLNPQIRTLWETKGPVTGSSSQHKKYAPQTDSPSPERSHQHFRSFLYHEAAGPREAVDQLLELCRQWLRPEIHSKEQILELVVLEQFLSILPRDTQTCIKKHHLQSIEEAVVLVEHLQRESGQTRNGVADHEMGKEAVLLGETAEVPGFKLKPAEAEQVGMSQDEEFWNTHQSLQELLIRNTHKETEPVCERELVDL; from the exons ATGATGACCATAGATCTGAAGGTGGCTGAGTACTTGAACCCTCAGATCAGGACTCTGTGGGAGACCAAGGGACCTGTGACAGGGAGCTCCAGTCAGCATAAGAAATATGCCCCCCAAACGGACAGTCCCAGTCCTGAGAGGTCTCACCAGCACTTCCGGAGCTTCCTCTATCATGAAGCAGCTGGACCCCGGGAGGCTGTTGACCAGCTTCTGGAATTATGCCGTCAGTGGTTGAGGCCAGAGATTCATTCAAAAGAGCAGATCTTGGAACTTGTGGTGCTAGAGCAGTTCCTGTCCATTCTGCCCAGGGACACCCAGACCTGCATAAAGAAGCACCATCTACAGAGCATTGAGGAGGCTGTGGTCCTGGTAGAACACTTGCAGAGGGAATCTGGTCAAACGAGGAATGGG GTTGCAGACCATGAGATGGGAAAGGAGGCAGTGCTCTTGGGAGAAACAGCAGAGGTCCCAGGCTTCAAGCTGAAGCCAGCAGAGGCCGAGCAAGTGGGCATGTCCCAGGATGAAGAATTTTGGAATACACACCAGAGTCTACAAGAGCTGCTGATCAGGAATACCCACAAAGAAACTGAGCCCGTATGTGAGAGGG AGCTTGTTGACCTTTGA